AATTTATTTAGCAGAGAAAATACAGAGATTTATAATCTTGGAGTTCAAGGTAAAACAGTTCAAAGCACAGGTAACCATCCATTCTGGGTGATAGGCAAAGGCTGGGTAACCGCTGATGAGTTAGCTCCAGGGGATTTATTAGAGACGCAAACAGGCGATACAGTTGTTTTGGAGTCTGTTGCATTAAGTGATACTTTATCCAAGGTATATAATTTTGAGGTAGAAGAGTTCCATACCTACTATCTCTCAGAGTTTGCTTTATTGACTCATAATTCAGCGGAAGCGTGCCAACTTTCTAATTATAGTAAAATTGTACCTAAAAGGTTAACAGCCAGAACCACGGGTGCGCAATCTACTATTCTGGCTGGAGAAATTACAAAGGCAACAGGATTAGCCAAGCCCTTCAATTGGGCGGCACATCACATTATACCTTATAAGCCTTCAAATGATGTGGCTGTTAAATTGCATGCTATTATGAAGAAACATAATATTGATCTTAATTCATCGGCAAATGGAGTATTCTTGCCACCAGCTGGTAATAAAGCAGATGTATTAGTGATTGATGAATTTACAATTTCTACACACACAGGGTCACATGGTAAATACTATTATGATGATTTATACGACATGCTAAAGCCTGTTCAAAACGACTCCACTTTAGTATTAGAAGCTATAAACGAGATGAGAGAAAAACTGCTCACTGGTCAGTACAAACTATACAGAGCAAAGAAATAGGAGGATAAAATGAAAGTATATAGAATGAGACGTGCAGAAAACTATTTAGATTTAACACTTGATAAATCAACTTCTTCAGAGCATCCGATTGAAACTGACTTCACAGGTGAAACCAAATTATCATTTTGGACCCCCCCTATCATGTTTACAAATAAAAAAAAGAAGAAGAGTGACTTTCCTAGTTACTTAAATGGTAAGCCAGTAATATCAGCAAAGGCGAAGGATGTATTAGAAACTTATCTCGAAAAAGAAGTTGAATTTCTACCCTTGATTCACCCATCTTTAGAGTTCTCAATGATTAATGTTACAAATATTATTGATTGCGTGGATTACAACAGATCTGTAATCAAATTAACTAGTAAAGGAACTTTCGCTGGATTTAACAAACTTGTTTTTGACTTTTCCAAAATACCGGATAATACCTATATTTTTAAAATTAAAGAAACGGCTACCTTTTGTGAGTTCGTAACTGAAGCATTTAAAGATCTTGTAGAGCTCCACGGCCTTAAGGGCTTGGATTTCTCGGAGGTTTACGATTCAGCTTTTACTGCAGAAAAAGAAGAAGAACAGAAACAGAATTATCAAGCAGCCCTTGATTCTATTGAGCACAGCAAAGGGACTGAGTTTTCATATGATGAGGCTCGTATTCTTATGGAGCAGGGAAAAGCGGTTGCCAGCGGAAAATGGAGAATGCAACTAGATGAGAATGGGGAATTGTGGATAGCAGATCTGACTCCAGCTTTGGTGTATGACTGGGGACAGCCGATTTATATTCCTCCAGTGTTGATGCTGT
The sequence above is a segment of the Paenibacillus sp. FSL R7-0204 genome. Coding sequences within it:
- a CDS encoding imm11 family protein, encoding MKVYRMRRAENYLDLTLDKSTSSEHPIETDFTGETKLSFWTPPIMFTNKKKKKSDFPSYLNGKPVISAKAKDVLETYLEKEVEFLPLIHPSLEFSMINVTNIIDCVDYNRSVIKLTSKGTFAGFNKLVFDFSKIPDNTYIFKIKETATFCEFVTEAFKDLVELHGLKGLDFSEVYDSAFTAEKEEEQKQNYQAALDSIEHSKGTEFSYDEARILMEQGKAVASGKWRMQLDENGELWIADLTPALVYDWGQPIYIPPVLMLLQWHEVEKYDIK